TGCGTATTATCAACCCTAATATTCCAGAAAGTGCATTTGAACCTATAAAAAAGAAAATATCCCATGTTAAAAATGATATAAACCGTAAAATGAAAGATTTAGATTGTGAAAATATTTTAGTAGTGGTTGAAAAAGATAAATCAGGCGAACTTCTGGTTAAACGTGCTAATAATATTTATAAAGCTTTTGCTATAAAGAAAGATAAATTAAAAGATGTTGATGCGGTTGAATTCAAACAATCCCTTGAACAGTTGTCGTTATCATGAAAAAATGTTATGCTATGTGATTTTGCTTTTAGGAAAAAAAACCAATCCCTTAAAAAAATGATAAATCTCACAAAAATATACAACTCTTTTTATATTCCCTAATTTATATGAGAAATATAATAATGAGAATGTATAAAAAAAAAACTCGTTTGTTAGAACTCAGGGGTGAAAAAAGTTGGAACCACCATGTTTACCTGACACTCAGGAAAAATCACCTACCATCCCCGTGCACCTCACCAGAGTAGGGGTCAAAGGGGTTAAAAAACTCTTAAAAATTGAAAGAGATAAGAAAAGACCCATAGTTCTCATACCCACCTTCGATGCATATGTGGATCTTCCCAGCACACAGCGAGGAATTCATATGTCACGAAATCCGGAAGCTATCAGTGAAGTTTTAGAAGAAGCTGTTGAAGGTAACGTAGTAGAAATAGAGTCATTATGTGCTGAAATCGTCAACTTGCTTCTTGAAAAACATAAATATGCTAAAAGGGCAGAAGTTAGTATGAAAAGTGACTTTATGATCATGAAAAAGTCGCCAGTCACTAAACACCGAACACAAGAAATGACCAATATCATGGCTGATGCCATTGGCTATCGTAATGACGATGAAGTTGTTATAAGGAAAATGATTGGAGCAGAAGTTGTTGGAATGACTGTGTGTCCCTGTGCACAGGAAACAATAAAAGAAAGTTCTAAACAGAAGCTTCAAGAATTTTTAGATGAAAAAACTATTGAAAAAGTCTTGGAAGCGGTTACGTTCGCATCTCACAATCAAAGAGGCAGGGGAAGCATCATGATTGAAGTTCCTGCCCAACAGATCATCAGGGGCGAAGATCTTATTAGGATAATTGAGGACTCGATGAGTTCATCAGTATGCGAATTATTAAAGAGGACTGATGAACACGCTGTTGTTGAACATGCTCATCAACATCCCATGTTCGTGGAAGACTGCGTGCGAAACATGTTACAAAAAATCGTTCAAGAATTTTCTCACCTGCCAGACGACACTCTCATTACTGCACGGCAAATAAACGAGGAGAGCATCCACCGTCA
This region of Methanobacterium sp. genomic DNA includes:
- a CDS encoding GTP cyclohydrolase I FolE2, encoding MEPPCLPDTQEKSPTIPVHLTRVGVKGVKKLLKIERDKKRPIVLIPTFDAYVDLPSTQRGIHMSRNPEAISEVLEEAVEGNVVEIESLCAEIVNLLLEKHKYAKRAEVSMKSDFMIMKKSPVTKHRTQEMTNIMADAIGYRNDDEVVIRKMIGAEVVGMTVCPCAQETIKESSKQKLQEFLDEKTIEKVLEAVTFASHNQRGRGSIMIEVPAQQIIRGEDLIRIIEDSMSSSVCELLKRTDEHAVVEHAHQHPMFVEDCVRNMLQKIVQEFSHLPDDTLITARQINEESIHRHNAFAEKVATMGELKVEIINGLEETN